A genomic window from Candidatus Pelagisphaera phototrophica includes:
- the ruvC gene encoding crossover junction endodeoxyribonuclease RuvC, with translation MARKSSRQLWADKVSGKSTHSSSKSGYAASRSPFNGVILGIDPSLRGTGLAVIEFSKADRRLLLHSRTVKIKPSISMFDCLGQINANVTELLETYAIDAVAVEQTIYVQNFQTAQILGAARGAAIAAAAVSGKSVFEYAPLRVKQAVVGVGRASKDQVARTVMGLVGHGRTLSHDEADAAAVAICHAFTYVSKSI, from the coding sequence ATGGCTAGAAAAAGTTCAAGGCAACTTTGGGCTGACAAAGTGAGTGGGAAATCGACTCATTCTTCTTCAAAGAGCGGATACGCGGCTTCCCGGAGTCCATTCAATGGCGTGATTCTCGGTATCGACCCCAGTCTAAGGGGGACCGGGCTTGCTGTAATTGAGTTTTCCAAGGCGGATCGACGATTATTGCTTCATAGCCGAACGGTGAAAATTAAGCCCTCAATCTCCATGTTCGATTGTTTGGGACAGATAAACGCAAACGTGACGGAACTCCTGGAGACGTATGCAATCGACGCGGTGGCAGTAGAGCAGACGATTTACGTGCAAAACTTTCAAACAGCTCAGATACTAGGAGCTGCGAGGGGAGCAGCGATAGCGGCAGCAGCTGTTTCAGGAAAGTCGGTTTTTGAATACGCCCCGCTTCGAGTGAAGCAAGCGGTCGTCGGTGTCGGCCGGGCCAGCAAGGACCAAGTCGCACGTACGGTTATGGGACTGGTTGGACACGGACGTACTTTGTCTCACGATGAAGCCGATGCAGCGGCAGTCGCTATATGCCATGCGTTCACTTATGTTTCCAAATCTATTTAG
- a CDS encoding sulfite exporter TauE/SafE family protein, translating to MAILRGWRMAYEFWQWLFFGIAAIIIGMSKCGIPGLGILNVAIFQNILLAKDATGFGLPLLVVGDLCAVIAFRRHADWLKILKLIPWAGIGVVVGFFVLENIDNAQARLLIGLSLVVMITLHLLNRNTGNFKKSGLLAPGVGPVIGGMAGFVSMIANAAGPLMTLYLLAMRMPKMAFLGTSVYFFTLLNLFKIPFLVYLNIITIESASANIRLVPFVVAGAFLGFCFVKKVNQLWFERSAFWLTIVAVGYMIWNSIKEVVAIYG from the coding sequence TTGGCTATCCTTCGTGGTTGGCGGATGGCCTACGAATTCTGGCAGTGGCTATTCTTCGGAATAGCTGCTATTATTATTGGAATGAGCAAATGCGGAATTCCTGGTTTAGGGATTCTCAACGTTGCTATTTTTCAGAATATCCTGCTGGCCAAGGATGCTACTGGATTTGGACTTCCTCTGCTCGTGGTTGGAGATCTCTGTGCAGTGATCGCCTTTCGGCGTCATGCCGACTGGCTAAAAATACTAAAACTGATACCTTGGGCTGGTATCGGCGTGGTAGTCGGCTTTTTTGTACTCGAAAATATCGACAATGCACAGGCTAGACTCTTAATTGGATTGTCCCTTGTCGTAATGATTACCCTTCACCTATTGAACCGAAATACCGGAAACTTTAAAAAGTCCGGTCTTCTCGCGCCAGGGGTGGGGCCAGTCATTGGAGGGATGGCGGGATTCGTCTCTATGATCGCTAATGCAGCAGGACCCCTGATGACCCTCTACCTTTTGGCGATGCGGATGCCGAAGATGGCATTTCTCGGCACAAGCGTCTACTTTTTTACTTTACTGAATTTGTTTAAGATTCCTTTTCTTGTGTATTTGAATATCATTACGATCGAAAGCGCGAGCGCGAATATACGATTGGTTCCATTTGTTGTAGCGGGTGCATTTTTGGGGTTTTGTTTTGTAAAGAAAGTGAATCAACTATGGTTTGAGAGAAGTGCGTTTTGGCTTACAATCGTAGCCGTTGGATACATGATCTGGAATTCGATAAAGGAGGTCGTCGCTATCTATGGCTAG